A stretch of the Lolium perenne isolate Kyuss_39 chromosome 3, Kyuss_2.0, whole genome shotgun sequence genome encodes the following:
- the LOC139838485 gene encoding uncharacterized protein has product MEVPRPRRADQQVAPLALRAPAVGGELARRPARAACVLPRTAEINEAEDMLAKALLAVIVGVRRAVTTEEVAMALEDVHGLPAGSFSVHCHRPEDFLIFFARREDRDRVLGEEVIASPFFRLLLRPWARRTYAVSGGLCVHVELEVEGVPANAWSLSMAEAILAPAAWVERLHPLTRSRADMGTFRLSAWCLDPALMPKEVDLHVVEPDEPPSLEDLAAPAQAVVPPHINTLAYPLIIHVTTTVDFRRGAPRDNAGGRADDGDGSTPGWPTRRHYSYTRGIPDTLPGSGGGGVQEASASYGQAGGSHGGSTRVLSSGAVVGESVAVPSQRTKRRSRGGRKVRELRARAAALAAGDGATVGEAAAGAVVVRSEVARGSSALDDGAMVERTPAASSARGSESMEVAVGAVMVRTPAAVSAAALDAQRPAAPSARDDGIAVHTPTR; this is encoded by the coding sequence ATGGAGGTGCCAAGGCCACGCCGTGCGGATCAGCAAGTTGCCCCCTTGGCGCTGCGCGCTCCGGCGGTGGGCGGTGAGCTCGCAAGACGCCCTGCGCGCGCTGCATGCGTGCTACCTCGCACGGCTGAGATTAATGAAGCGGAAGACATGCTCGCCAAGGCCCTGCTAGCCGTGATCGTCGGCGTCCGCCGCGCGGTCACCACTGAGGAGGTGGCCATGGCGCTGGAGGATGTCCACGGTCTGCCGGCAGGAAGTTTCTCGGTACACTGCCACCGCCCTGAGGATTTCCTGATCTTCTTCGCTAGGAGAGAGGATCGAGACAGGGTGCTGGGTGAAGAAGTTATCGCGTCTCCGTTCTTTCGGCTGCTGCTCAGGCCATGGGCGCGCCGCACATACGCTGTGTCCGGCGGCCTCTGCGTGCACGTTGAGCTCGAGGTGGAGGGGGTGCCCGCCAACGCCTGGAGCTTATCGATGGCGGAGGCAATCCTGGCGCCGGCGGCCTGGGTGGAACGGCTGCACCCGCTAACGAGGAGCCGTGCGGACATGGGTACGTTTCGTCTGTCGGCCTGGTGCCTCGACCCCGCGCTGATGCCGAAGGAGGTTGATCTCCACGTCGTCGAACCGGATGAGCCACCGTCACTCGAGGATTTGGCGGCGCCGGCACAGGCGGTTGTGCCGCCGCACATCAACACGTTGGCTTACCCGTTGATCATCCATGTGACCACAACTGTCGACTTCCGCCGCGGCGCTCCGCGTGACAACGCCGGCGGCCGTGCGGACGATGGTGATGGAAGCACTCCGGGGTGGCCAACACGGCGCCACTACAGCTACACGCGTGGTATCCCTGACACCCTGCCTGGGAGCGGCGGAGGCGGCGTTCAGGAGGCGTCTGCTTCCTACGGACAAGCTGGCGGGAGCCATGGTGGCTCTACGAGGGTCCTGTCCTCTGGGGCCGTCGTGGGCGAGTCGGTGGCCGTGCCATCGCAGCGGACCAAGCGGAGGAGCCGTGGGGGACGCAAGGTTCGCGAGCTGCGGGCACGCGCTGCTGCACTAGCCGCCGGTGATGGAGCTACCGTCGGAGAGGCTGCCGCTGGCGCCGTGGTTGTTCGTAGTGAGGTTGCGAGGGGCTCTTCAGCGCTGGACGATGGCGCCATGGTGGAGCGGACCCCGGCTGCTAGTAGCGCCAGGGGGTCGGAATCGATGGAGGTGGCCGTTGGTGCTGTCATGGTGCGCACGCCGGCGGCAGTGAGCGCCGCCGCCTTGGACGCGCAGAGGCCGGCTGCTCCCAGCGCCAGAGACGATGGGATCGCGGTCCACACGCCGACGCGCTAG